The following coding sequences are from one Hippopotamus amphibius kiboko isolate mHipAmp2 chromosome 9, mHipAmp2.hap2, whole genome shotgun sequence window:
- the ZNF646 gene encoding zinc finger protein 646 isoform X2 — translation MEDTPTSLSCSDCQRHFPSLPELSRHRELLHPSSNQDSEEADSIPRPYRCQQCGRGYRHPGSLVNHRRTHETGLFPCTTCGKDFSNPMALKSHMRTHAPEGRRRRRPPRPREATPGLQGETVSTNSWGQRLGPGEGWENQKKHTEETSGCDSGPDPRAALGTWEDPSTRQGEGWESQLDSEEGAEGWGPATNAARDPPLPTPASSLLSNLEQYLAESVVNFTGGQEPTQSPPAEEERRYKCSQCGKTYKHAGSLTNHRQSHTLGVYPCAICFKEFSNLMALKNHSRLHAQYRPYQCPHCPRAFRLPRELLEHQQSHEGESQERLWEEKGMPTTNGHTDESSRDPLPGAQMLNGSGELEDSSLEEYRPFRCGDCGRTYRHAGSLINHRKSHQTGVYPCSICSKQLFNAAALKNHVRAHHRPRQGAGEDGQPSVLPAPLPLAETTHKEKEVPTTTLDHRPYKCTECGRAYRHRGSLVNHRHSHRTGEYQCSLCPRKYPNLMALRNHVRVHCKAARRSTGPGAEGPPCHRKVELPPDPVGAEAAPHAAQGPECKHEEGAADIPPAADRTAPQICRLCGMLFEDPESLERHGRTHGEGENSRTETRVSPPRTFACRDCGKSYRHSGSLINHRQTHQTGDFSCGACAKHFHTMAAMKNHLRRHSRRWSRRHRRRAGSTGGGAEAKLPSGGNWAPELVEDSEGLGHPQGPSRGSPSGAEGNVESDGCCLQAAAERDKCGLERDETCFQDDKESRGTEEGLERKEACFLDNLDIPGDEEGSGTRLCDGLPGVDEDQKPGPGQPSSPSHSAGAAAGWQAEVSHPCSDCGHSFPHTTGLLSHTPCHPPGIYQCSLCPKEFDSLPALRSHFQNHGPGEATSAQPFLCCLCGMIFPGRAGYRLHRRQAHDCSGTTEGSEEEGEEEGAAGEAPTHNPPLQLSEAELLNQLQREVEALDGAGYGHICGCCGQTYDDLGSLERHHQSQSSGNTTEEVPSLIHHPGVSGDVTGIVAEDAFEDMVTSLSGEGVDTKPGEGVGAALADRLCVQRGESSLETQPRPFRCNQCGKTYRHGGSLVNHRKIHQTGDFICPVCSRCYHNLAAYRNHMRNHPRCKGSEPQVGPIPEAGGGGEPPNMAEEGLGQADVEKFQKELKVEPPEEVVRVKEEAWEETTVKGEEMEPRLETAEKGCQTEASSERPFSCEVCGRSYKHAGSLINHRQSHQTGHFGCQACSKGFSNLMSLKNHRRIHADPRRFRCAECGKAFRLRKQLASHQRVHVERGGGGGSRKLPREDRPFRCGQCGRTYRHAGSLLNHRRSHETGQYSCPTCPKTYSNRMALKDHQRLHSESRRRRAGRSRRAAVRCALCGRGFPGRGSLERHLREHEEETKDGQGDPNGTEASEGNLADDQGLEDRSCGTESVPPLEDGVVRPVEQSQDPIREAGSEDTEPMSWGTEKADGWQGDRGPVNHDGGWGQVLTKLEDESEDSVPRSPCHLGNSQPNGPSLIPMESWDNGDSSPQPQPESHSFSCSHCGKTCQSEGPLNHHNTHKTDCHYCLLCSKEFLNSVAAKSPGRNHIAAQTFACPNCGKAFQSHQELAGHLQTHARGLSQVSPQMEARGLKAAEAEVDLPGQGKVQKAPSEPPEVPRESAGRANGGQGVRSAAAVDEERPFHCAQCGRSYRHAGSLLNHQKAHTTGLYPCSLCPKLLPNLLSLKNHGRTHTDPKRHRCSICGKAFRTAARLDGHRRVHAPREGPFTCPHCPRHFRRRISFLQHQQQHEEEWTVATSGTPEASAAGRGDLSLPPPPAPTPPLLDPSPQWPADLSFSL, via the exons ATGGAGGACACACCCACCTCACTCAGCTGCTCTGACTGTCAGCGCCACTTTCCTAGCCTCCCAGAATTGTCACGGCACCGAGAACTGCTCCATCCATCTTCCAACCAGGATAGTGAGGAGGCCGACAGCATCCCTCGGCCCTACCGCTGTCAGCAGTGTGGGCGGGGCTATCGTCACCCAGGGAGCCTGGTCAACCACCGCCGGACCCACGAGACTGGCCTTTTCCCCTGTACCACCTGTGGCAAGGACTTCAGCAATCCCATGGCCCTCAAGAGTCACATGAGAACTCATGCTCCCGAAGGCCGCCGGCGGCGCAGGCCTCCCCGCCCCAGGGAAGCCACTCCAGGCCTCCAGGGGGAGACGGTGTCCACCAACTCCTGGGGCCAGAGGCTTGGCCCTGGGGAAGGCTGGGAAAACCAGAAAAAACATACTGAAGAGACATCTGGCTGTGATTCTGGGCCAGACCCTAGGGCAGCTCTGGGCACTTGGGAAGATCCATCCACAAGACAAGGAGAAGGCTGGGAAAGCCAGCTAGATTCTGAGGAGGGCGCAGAGGGCTGGGGCCCCGCCACCAACGCTGCTAGAGACCCACCGCTTCCCACCCCAGCCAGCAGTCTCCTTAGCAATTTGGAACAGTATTTGGCTGAATCAGTAGTGAATTTCACAGGGGGCCAGGAGCCCACCCAGTCCCCTCCTGCTGAGGAGGAGCGGCGGTACAAGTGCAGTCAGTGTGGCAAGACCTACAAGCATGCCGGGAGCCTCACCAACCACCGCCAGAGCCACACCCTGGGTGTCTACCCTTGTGCCATCTGCTTCAAGGAGTTCTCTAACCTCATGGCTCTGAAGAATCACTCCCGACTCCATGCCCAGTATCGGCCTTACCAGTGTCCCCACTGCCCCCGCGCCTTCCGGCTCCCCCGGGAGCTGCTGGAACACCAGCAATCCCATGAGGGTGAAAGTCAGGAGCGGCTGTGGGAAGAGAAAGGGATGCCCACCACCAATGGGCACACAGACGAGAGCAGCCGGGACCCGCTCCCTGGTGCACAGATGTTGAATGGCTCTGGGGAGCTGGAAGACAGCAGCCTGGAGGAGTACCGGCCTTTCCGCTGTGGGGACTGTGGCCGTACCTACCGCCATGCTGGGAGCCTCATCAACCATCGCAAGAGCCACCAGACAGGTGTCTACCCCTGCTCCATCTGTTCCAAGCAGCTGTTCAACGCAGCTGCCCTCAAAAACCATGTGCGGGCTCATCACAGACCCCGGCAAGGAGCTGGAGAGGATGGGCAGCCATCAGTACTGCCAGCTCCCCTGCCGCTGGCTGAGACCACCCACAAAGAGAAAGAGGTTCCCACCACTACCCTGGACCACCGCCCCTATAAGTGCACTGAGTGTGGTCGGGCTTACCGGCACCGGGGGAGCCTGGTGAACCACCGCCACAGCCACCGGACAGGAGAGTACCAGTGCTCGCTCTGTCCCCGTAAGTACCCCAACCTCATGGCCCTGCGCAACCACGTGCGGGTGCACTGCAAGGCTGCTCGCCGCAGCACTGGCCCAGGAGCTGAGGGGCCCCCCTGCCACCGCAAGGTGGAGCTCCCCCCTGACCCAGTGGGAGCAGAGGCAGCCCCACATGCAGCTCAGGGGCCTGAGTGCAAACATGAAGAGGGGGCTGCTGACATCCCCCCAGCAGCAGACAGGACTGCCCCACAGATATGTCGCCTGTGTGGTATGCTCTTTGAAGACCCTGAGAGCCTTGAACGTCATGGTCGGACCCACGGGGAAGGGGAGAACAGCAGGACCGAGACCAGGGTGTCACCTCCTCGGACATTTGCCTGCCGAGACTGTGGAAAGAGCTATCGCCACTCAGGCAGCCTTATCAACCACCGACAGACCCACCAGACGGGAGACTTCAGTTGCGGGGCCTGCGCCAAACACTTCCACACCATGGCTGCCATGAAGAACCACTTGCGCCGCCACAGTCGGCGGTGGAGCAGGCGGCACAGGAGACGGGCTGGCAGCACTGGCGGTGGGGCAGAAGCCAAACTCCCATCAGGCGGGAACTGGGCCCCAGAGCTGGTGGAAGACAGTGAGGGTCTGGGCCATCCCCAAGGCCCTTCGAGGGGAAGTCCGAGTGGAGCCGAAGGCAATGTGGAAAGTGATGGGTGCTGTTTGCAGGCTGCAGCTGAAAGGGACAAATGTGGGCTTGAGAGGGATGAGACCTGTTTCCAGGATGATAAAGAGAGCAGAGGCACTGAGGAAGGACTGGAAAGGAAGGAGGCCTGTTTCCTTGACAACTTGGACATCCCAGGCGATGAGGAAGGCAGTGGGACTCGTCTCTGTGATGGCCTCCCTGGCGTGGACGAAGACCAGAAGCCAGGCCCTGGCCAGCCCAGCTCCCCTTCCCACTCCGCCGGggctgctgctggctggcaggctGAAGTCTCCCACCCGTGTTCTGACTGTGGGCATTCTTTCCCCCACACCACCGGCCTGCTGAGCCACACACCCTGCCACCCACCAGGCATTTATCAGTGCTCCCTCTGCCCGAAGGAGTTTGACTCCCTGCCTGCCCTGCGCAGCCACTTCCAGAACCATGGGCCCGGGGAGGCGACCTCGGCGCAGCCTTTCCTCTGCTGCCTCTGCGGCATGATCTTCCCTGGGCGGGCCGGCTACAGGCTGCACCGGCGCCAGGCTCATGACTGCTCTGGCACGACTGAGGgctcagaggaggagggagaagaggaaggagcgGCAGGGGAAGCGCCTACCCACAACCCCCCGCTGCAGCTCTCTGAAGCGGAACTGCTGAATCAGCTGCAGCGGGAGGTGGAGGCGCTGGATGGCGCGGGGTACGGGCACATCTGTGGCTGCTGCGGTCAGACCTACGATGACCTGGGGAGCCTGGAACGGCACCACCAAAGCCAGAGTTCTGGGAACACCACCGAAGAGGTTCCCAGCCTCATTCATCACCCAGGAGTGTCAGGTGATGTCACGGGAATAGTTGCAGAGGATGCCTTTGAGGACATGGTGACATCTCTCTCTGGGGAGGGTGTAGACACAAAGCCTGGAGAGGGAGTGGGTGCCGCACTTGCAGACAGACTTTGCGTGCAGCGTGGGGAAAGTTCTCTGGAGACCCAGCCCCGCCCCTTCCGCTGCAACCAGTGCGGCAAGACCTATCGCCATGGGGGCAGCCTGGTGAACCACCGCAAGATCCACCAGACCGGAGACTTCATCTGCCCCGTCTGCTCCCGCTGCTACCACAACCTGGCTGCCTACCGCAATCACATGCGAAACCACCCGCGCTGCAAAGGCTCCGAGCCCCAGGTGGGGCCCATCCCAGAGGCAGGAGGCGGCGGTGAGCCCCCAAACATGGCAGAGGAGGGCCTTGGGCAGGCGGACGTGGAGAAGTTCCAGAAGGAACTTAAAGTGGAGCCCCCGGAGGAGGTGGTGAGGGTGAAAGAAGAGGCCTGGGAGGAGACCACTGTGAAGGGGGAGGAGATGGAGCCGAGGTTGGAGACCGCGGAGAAGGGCTGCCAGACCGAAGCCAGCTCTGAGCGGCCCTTCAGCTGCGAGGTGTGCGGCCGCTCCTACAAGCATGCCGGCAGCCTCATCAATCACCGGCAGAGCCACCAGACCGGCCACTTCGGCTGCCAGGCCTGCTCCAAAGGCTTCTCAAACCTCATGTCTCTCAAGAACCACCGGCGCATCCACGCGGACCCCCGGCGTTTCCGCTGCGCcgagtgtgggaaggccttccGCCTGCGCAAGCAGCTGGCCAGCCACCAGCGGGTCCACGTGGAGCGCGGTGGGGGTGGCGGCTCCCGCAAGCTGCCCCGGGAGGACCGGCCCTTTCGCTGTGGGCAGTGTGGGCGCACCTACCGCCACGCCGGCAGCCTCCTGAACCACCGGCGTAGCCACGAGACGGGCCAGTATAGCTGTCCCACCTGCCCGAAGACCTACTCCAACCGCATGGCCCTGAAGGACCACCAGAGGCTGCACTCGGAGAGCCGGCGGCGGCGGGCTGGCCGGTCCCGGCGGGCAGCTGTGCGCTGCGCCCTCTGCGGCCGGGGCTTCCCCGGCCGGGGATCTCTGGAGCGGCACCTGCGAGAGCATGAGGAGGAGACCAAAGATGGTCAGGGAGACCCAAACGGCACAGAGGCCAGTGAGGGGAACCTGGCAGATGACCAGGGACTAGAGGACAGATCGTGCGGTACTGAGTCGGTACCCCCGCTGGAGGATGGAGTTGTGAGGCCAGTAGAGCAGAGTCAGGACCCCATCAGGGAAGCCGGTTCAGAAGACACAGAGCCAATGTCTTGGGGCACGGAGAAAGCAGATGGGTGGCAAGGAGACAGGGGACCCGTGAATCATGATGGAGGCTGGGGTCAGGTACTGACCAAGCTGGAAGACGAGTCAGAGGACAGTGTCCCCAGAAGTCCTTGCCACCTTGGCAACAGCCAGCCCAATGGACCTAGTCTGATTCCCATGGAGAGCTGGGACAATGGAGACAGCAGCCCTCAGCCCCAGCCGGAGAGCCACTCCTTTTCCTGCAGCCACTGTGGCAAGACCTGCCAGTCAGAAGGCCCCTTGAACCACCACAACACCCACAAGACAGACTGTCATTATTGCCTGCTCTGTTCCAAGGAGTTCTTGAATTCTGTGGCTGCTAAGAGCCCTGGCCGCAACCACATAGCTGCCCAGACCTTTGCATGCCCTAACTGTGGCAAGGCCTTTCAGTCCCACCAGGAACTAGCTGGCCACCTGCAGACTCATGCCAGGGGCCTCAGTCAGGTGTCGCCCCAGATGGAGGCCAGAGGTCTCAAAGCTGCGGAGGCTGAGGTGGACCTCCCTGGTCAAGGGAAAGTCCAGAAGGCCCCATCAGAACCACCCGAGGTCCCCAGAGAGAGTGCCGGGAGAGCTAATGGAGGCCAAGGCGTCAGGTCTGCAGCAGCTGTGGACGAGGAGCGGCCTTTCCACTGTGCCCAGTGTGGACGTTCCTACCGCCATGCAGGTAGCCTGCTGAACCACCAGAAGGCCCACACCACTGGACTCTatccctgctccctctgccccaaACTTCTACCCAACTTGCTGTCCCTTAAGAACCACGGCAGGACCCACACGGACCCCAAGCGCCACCGCTGCAGCATCTGTGGCAAGGCCTTCCGGACAGCTGCCCGGCTAGACGGCCACAGGCGGGTCCATGCACCCCGGGAGGGGCCCTTCACCTGCCCCCACTGTCCCCGCCACTTCCGCCGCCGCATCAGCTTCCTgcagcaccagcagcagcacGAGGAGGAGTGGACAGTGGCCACCTCTG GAACCCCAGAGGCATCAGCAGCAGGCAGAGGGGACTTGTCATTGCCCCCTCCACCCGCTCCCACGCCCCCACTCCTGGATCCTTCACCCCAGTGGCCTGCGGACCTCAGCTTCTCCCTCTGA
- the ZNF646 gene encoding zinc finger protein 646 isoform X1 has protein sequence MEDTPTSLSCSDCQRHFPSLPELSRHRELLHPSSNQDSEEADSIPRPYRCQQCGRGYRHPGSLVNHRRTHETGLFPCTTCGKDFSNPMALKSHMRTHAPEGRRRRRPPRPREATPGLQGETVSTNSWGQRLGPGEGWENQKKHTEETSGCDSGPDPRAALGTWEDPSTRQGEGWESQLDSEEGAEGWGPATNAARDPPLPTPASSLLSNLEQYLAESVVNFTGGQEPTQSPPAEEERRYKCSQCGKTYKHAGSLTNHRQSHTLGVYPCAICFKEFSNLMALKNHSRLHAQYRPYQCPHCPRAFRLPRELLEHQQSHEGESQERLWEEKGMPTTNGHTDESSRDPLPGAQMLNGSGELEDSSLEEYRPFRCGDCGRTYRHAGSLINHRKSHQTGVYPCSICSKQLFNAAALKNHVRAHHRPRQGAGEDGQPSVLPAPLPLAETTHKEKEVPTTTLDHRPYKCTECGRAYRHRGSLVNHRHSHRTGEYQCSLCPRKYPNLMALRNHVRVHCKAARRSTGPGAEGPPCHRKVELPPDPVGAEAAPHAAQGPECKHEEGAADIPPAADRTAPQICRLCGMLFEDPESLERHGRTHGEGENSRTETRVSPPRTFACRDCGKSYRHSGSLINHRQTHQTGDFSCGACAKHFHTMAAMKNHLRRHSRRWSRRHRRRAGSTGGGAEAKLPSGGNWAPELVEDSEGLGHPQGPSRGSPSGAEGNVESDGCCLQAAAERDKCGLERDETCFQDDKESRGTEEGLERKEACFLDNLDIPGDEEGSGTRLCDGLPGVDEDQKPGPGQPSSPSHSAGAAAGWQAEVSHPCSDCGHSFPHTTGLLSHTPCHPPGIYQCSLCPKEFDSLPALRSHFQNHGPGEATSAQPFLCCLCGMIFPGRAGYRLHRRQAHDCSGTTEGSEEEGEEEGAAGEAPTHNPPLQLSEAELLNQLQREVEALDGAGYGHICGCCGQTYDDLGSLERHHQSQSSGNTTEEVPSLIHHPGVSGDVTGIVAEDAFEDMVTSLSGEGVDTKPGEGVGAALADRLCVQRGESSLETQPRPFRCNQCGKTYRHGGSLVNHRKIHQTGDFICPVCSRCYHNLAAYRNHMRNHPRCKGSEPQVGPIPEAGGGGEPPNMAEEGLGQADVEKFQKELKVEPPEEVVRVKEEAWEETTVKGEEMEPRLETAEKGCQTEASSERPFSCEVCGRSYKHAGSLINHRQSHQTGHFGCQACSKGFSNLMSLKNHRRIHADPRRFRCAECGKAFRLRKQLASHQRVHVERGGGGGSRKLPREDRPFRCGQCGRTYRHAGSLLNHRRSHETGQYSCPTCPKTYSNRMALKDHQRLHSESRRRRAGRSRRAAVRCALCGRGFPGRGSLERHLREHEEETKDGQGDPNGTEASEGNLADDQGLEDRSCGTESVPPLEDGVVRPVEQSQDPIREAGSEDTEPMSWGTEKADGWQGDRGPVNHDGGWGQVLTKLEDESEDSVPRSPCHLGNSQPNGPSLIPMESWDNGDSSPQPQPESHSFSCSHCGKTCQSEGPLNHHNTHKTDCHYCLLCSKEFLNSVAAKSPGRNHIAAQTFACPNCGKAFQSHQELAGHLQTHARGLSQVSPQMEARGLKAAEAEVDLPGQGKVQKAPSEPPEVPRESAGRANGGQGVRSAAAVDEERPFHCAQCGRSYRHAGSLLNHQKAHTTGLYPCSLCPKLLPNLLSLKNHGRTHTDPKRHRCSICGKAFRTAARLDGHRRVHAPREGPFTCPHCPRHFRRRISFLQHQQQHEEEWTVATSGESPGKVTSAQPSLAGEQGCGRRRGLFPQQVPDSLSTSSGDL, from the exons ATGGAGGACACACCCACCTCACTCAGCTGCTCTGACTGTCAGCGCCACTTTCCTAGCCTCCCAGAATTGTCACGGCACCGAGAACTGCTCCATCCATCTTCCAACCAGGATAGTGAGGAGGCCGACAGCATCCCTCGGCCCTACCGCTGTCAGCAGTGTGGGCGGGGCTATCGTCACCCAGGGAGCCTGGTCAACCACCGCCGGACCCACGAGACTGGCCTTTTCCCCTGTACCACCTGTGGCAAGGACTTCAGCAATCCCATGGCCCTCAAGAGTCACATGAGAACTCATGCTCCCGAAGGCCGCCGGCGGCGCAGGCCTCCCCGCCCCAGGGAAGCCACTCCAGGCCTCCAGGGGGAGACGGTGTCCACCAACTCCTGGGGCCAGAGGCTTGGCCCTGGGGAAGGCTGGGAAAACCAGAAAAAACATACTGAAGAGACATCTGGCTGTGATTCTGGGCCAGACCCTAGGGCAGCTCTGGGCACTTGGGAAGATCCATCCACAAGACAAGGAGAAGGCTGGGAAAGCCAGCTAGATTCTGAGGAGGGCGCAGAGGGCTGGGGCCCCGCCACCAACGCTGCTAGAGACCCACCGCTTCCCACCCCAGCCAGCAGTCTCCTTAGCAATTTGGAACAGTATTTGGCTGAATCAGTAGTGAATTTCACAGGGGGCCAGGAGCCCACCCAGTCCCCTCCTGCTGAGGAGGAGCGGCGGTACAAGTGCAGTCAGTGTGGCAAGACCTACAAGCATGCCGGGAGCCTCACCAACCACCGCCAGAGCCACACCCTGGGTGTCTACCCTTGTGCCATCTGCTTCAAGGAGTTCTCTAACCTCATGGCTCTGAAGAATCACTCCCGACTCCATGCCCAGTATCGGCCTTACCAGTGTCCCCACTGCCCCCGCGCCTTCCGGCTCCCCCGGGAGCTGCTGGAACACCAGCAATCCCATGAGGGTGAAAGTCAGGAGCGGCTGTGGGAAGAGAAAGGGATGCCCACCACCAATGGGCACACAGACGAGAGCAGCCGGGACCCGCTCCCTGGTGCACAGATGTTGAATGGCTCTGGGGAGCTGGAAGACAGCAGCCTGGAGGAGTACCGGCCTTTCCGCTGTGGGGACTGTGGCCGTACCTACCGCCATGCTGGGAGCCTCATCAACCATCGCAAGAGCCACCAGACAGGTGTCTACCCCTGCTCCATCTGTTCCAAGCAGCTGTTCAACGCAGCTGCCCTCAAAAACCATGTGCGGGCTCATCACAGACCCCGGCAAGGAGCTGGAGAGGATGGGCAGCCATCAGTACTGCCAGCTCCCCTGCCGCTGGCTGAGACCACCCACAAAGAGAAAGAGGTTCCCACCACTACCCTGGACCACCGCCCCTATAAGTGCACTGAGTGTGGTCGGGCTTACCGGCACCGGGGGAGCCTGGTGAACCACCGCCACAGCCACCGGACAGGAGAGTACCAGTGCTCGCTCTGTCCCCGTAAGTACCCCAACCTCATGGCCCTGCGCAACCACGTGCGGGTGCACTGCAAGGCTGCTCGCCGCAGCACTGGCCCAGGAGCTGAGGGGCCCCCCTGCCACCGCAAGGTGGAGCTCCCCCCTGACCCAGTGGGAGCAGAGGCAGCCCCACATGCAGCTCAGGGGCCTGAGTGCAAACATGAAGAGGGGGCTGCTGACATCCCCCCAGCAGCAGACAGGACTGCCCCACAGATATGTCGCCTGTGTGGTATGCTCTTTGAAGACCCTGAGAGCCTTGAACGTCATGGTCGGACCCACGGGGAAGGGGAGAACAGCAGGACCGAGACCAGGGTGTCACCTCCTCGGACATTTGCCTGCCGAGACTGTGGAAAGAGCTATCGCCACTCAGGCAGCCTTATCAACCACCGACAGACCCACCAGACGGGAGACTTCAGTTGCGGGGCCTGCGCCAAACACTTCCACACCATGGCTGCCATGAAGAACCACTTGCGCCGCCACAGTCGGCGGTGGAGCAGGCGGCACAGGAGACGGGCTGGCAGCACTGGCGGTGGGGCAGAAGCCAAACTCCCATCAGGCGGGAACTGGGCCCCAGAGCTGGTGGAAGACAGTGAGGGTCTGGGCCATCCCCAAGGCCCTTCGAGGGGAAGTCCGAGTGGAGCCGAAGGCAATGTGGAAAGTGATGGGTGCTGTTTGCAGGCTGCAGCTGAAAGGGACAAATGTGGGCTTGAGAGGGATGAGACCTGTTTCCAGGATGATAAAGAGAGCAGAGGCACTGAGGAAGGACTGGAAAGGAAGGAGGCCTGTTTCCTTGACAACTTGGACATCCCAGGCGATGAGGAAGGCAGTGGGACTCGTCTCTGTGATGGCCTCCCTGGCGTGGACGAAGACCAGAAGCCAGGCCCTGGCCAGCCCAGCTCCCCTTCCCACTCCGCCGGggctgctgctggctggcaggctGAAGTCTCCCACCCGTGTTCTGACTGTGGGCATTCTTTCCCCCACACCACCGGCCTGCTGAGCCACACACCCTGCCACCCACCAGGCATTTATCAGTGCTCCCTCTGCCCGAAGGAGTTTGACTCCCTGCCTGCCCTGCGCAGCCACTTCCAGAACCATGGGCCCGGGGAGGCGACCTCGGCGCAGCCTTTCCTCTGCTGCCTCTGCGGCATGATCTTCCCTGGGCGGGCCGGCTACAGGCTGCACCGGCGCCAGGCTCATGACTGCTCTGGCACGACTGAGGgctcagaggaggagggagaagaggaaggagcgGCAGGGGAAGCGCCTACCCACAACCCCCCGCTGCAGCTCTCTGAAGCGGAACTGCTGAATCAGCTGCAGCGGGAGGTGGAGGCGCTGGATGGCGCGGGGTACGGGCACATCTGTGGCTGCTGCGGTCAGACCTACGATGACCTGGGGAGCCTGGAACGGCACCACCAAAGCCAGAGTTCTGGGAACACCACCGAAGAGGTTCCCAGCCTCATTCATCACCCAGGAGTGTCAGGTGATGTCACGGGAATAGTTGCAGAGGATGCCTTTGAGGACATGGTGACATCTCTCTCTGGGGAGGGTGTAGACACAAAGCCTGGAGAGGGAGTGGGTGCCGCACTTGCAGACAGACTTTGCGTGCAGCGTGGGGAAAGTTCTCTGGAGACCCAGCCCCGCCCCTTCCGCTGCAACCAGTGCGGCAAGACCTATCGCCATGGGGGCAGCCTGGTGAACCACCGCAAGATCCACCAGACCGGAGACTTCATCTGCCCCGTCTGCTCCCGCTGCTACCACAACCTGGCTGCCTACCGCAATCACATGCGAAACCACCCGCGCTGCAAAGGCTCCGAGCCCCAGGTGGGGCCCATCCCAGAGGCAGGAGGCGGCGGTGAGCCCCCAAACATGGCAGAGGAGGGCCTTGGGCAGGCGGACGTGGAGAAGTTCCAGAAGGAACTTAAAGTGGAGCCCCCGGAGGAGGTGGTGAGGGTGAAAGAAGAGGCCTGGGAGGAGACCACTGTGAAGGGGGAGGAGATGGAGCCGAGGTTGGAGACCGCGGAGAAGGGCTGCCAGACCGAAGCCAGCTCTGAGCGGCCCTTCAGCTGCGAGGTGTGCGGCCGCTCCTACAAGCATGCCGGCAGCCTCATCAATCACCGGCAGAGCCACCAGACCGGCCACTTCGGCTGCCAGGCCTGCTCCAAAGGCTTCTCAAACCTCATGTCTCTCAAGAACCACCGGCGCATCCACGCGGACCCCCGGCGTTTCCGCTGCGCcgagtgtgggaaggccttccGCCTGCGCAAGCAGCTGGCCAGCCACCAGCGGGTCCACGTGGAGCGCGGTGGGGGTGGCGGCTCCCGCAAGCTGCCCCGGGAGGACCGGCCCTTTCGCTGTGGGCAGTGTGGGCGCACCTACCGCCACGCCGGCAGCCTCCTGAACCACCGGCGTAGCCACGAGACGGGCCAGTATAGCTGTCCCACCTGCCCGAAGACCTACTCCAACCGCATGGCCCTGAAGGACCACCAGAGGCTGCACTCGGAGAGCCGGCGGCGGCGGGCTGGCCGGTCCCGGCGGGCAGCTGTGCGCTGCGCCCTCTGCGGCCGGGGCTTCCCCGGCCGGGGATCTCTGGAGCGGCACCTGCGAGAGCATGAGGAGGAGACCAAAGATGGTCAGGGAGACCCAAACGGCACAGAGGCCAGTGAGGGGAACCTGGCAGATGACCAGGGACTAGAGGACAGATCGTGCGGTACTGAGTCGGTACCCCCGCTGGAGGATGGAGTTGTGAGGCCAGTAGAGCAGAGTCAGGACCCCATCAGGGAAGCCGGTTCAGAAGACACAGAGCCAATGTCTTGGGGCACGGAGAAAGCAGATGGGTGGCAAGGAGACAGGGGACCCGTGAATCATGATGGAGGCTGGGGTCAGGTACTGACCAAGCTGGAAGACGAGTCAGAGGACAGTGTCCCCAGAAGTCCTTGCCACCTTGGCAACAGCCAGCCCAATGGACCTAGTCTGATTCCCATGGAGAGCTGGGACAATGGAGACAGCAGCCCTCAGCCCCAGCCGGAGAGCCACTCCTTTTCCTGCAGCCACTGTGGCAAGACCTGCCAGTCAGAAGGCCCCTTGAACCACCACAACACCCACAAGACAGACTGTCATTATTGCCTGCTCTGTTCCAAGGAGTTCTTGAATTCTGTGGCTGCTAAGAGCCCTGGCCGCAACCACATAGCTGCCCAGACCTTTGCATGCCCTAACTGTGGCAAGGCCTTTCAGTCCCACCAGGAACTAGCTGGCCACCTGCAGACTCATGCCAGGGGCCTCAGTCAGGTGTCGCCCCAGATGGAGGCCAGAGGTCTCAAAGCTGCGGAGGCTGAGGTGGACCTCCCTGGTCAAGGGAAAGTCCAGAAGGCCCCATCAGAACCACCCGAGGTCCCCAGAGAGAGTGCCGGGAGAGCTAATGGAGGCCAAGGCGTCAGGTCTGCAGCAGCTGTGGACGAGGAGCGGCCTTTCCACTGTGCCCAGTGTGGACGTTCCTACCGCCATGCAGGTAGCCTGCTGAACCACCAGAAGGCCCACACCACTGGACTCTatccctgctccctctgccccaaACTTCTACCCAACTTGCTGTCCCTTAAGAACCACGGCAGGACCCACACGGACCCCAAGCGCCACCGCTGCAGCATCTGTGGCAAGGCCTTCCGGACAGCTGCCCGGCTAGACGGCCACAGGCGGGTCCATGCACCCCGGGAGGGGCCCTTCACCTGCCCCCACTGTCCCCGCCACTTCCGCCGCCGCATCAGCTTCCTgcagcaccagcagcagcacGAGGAGGAGTGGACAGTGGCCACCTCTG GGGAATCTCCAGGGAAAGTCACCtccgcccagcccagccttgcTGGAGAACAAGGCTGCGGAAGAAGGAGAGGGCTGTTCCCTCAGCAAGTCCCGGACTCGCTCTCCACCTCCTCTGGGGATCTGTAG